A segment of the Panacibacter ginsenosidivorans genome:
TATTCCGCATGCATCATGATGAAATCATTTTTATCTATCCACAATAAAACCTTTCCCCACACAACAGAAGACTGCGGCTTCGGCAACATTTTAATCATGTAACAAGCTCTTCCGTCGATCGTCGTATCTTTTATAATTGACTGATCATAATCTTCTACGATCGATGCTTCTTTCACAAGGTCGTCATTTGTAAAGTCAGTGCCCATCCAGCTTTGGCTCATCATAGATGGTGGCAGTTTTATATTGCGTTCAATTGCGGGCACCCAGTTCCACACTTCCTTCTTGCGTTTCAGGTAAACAATGCCTTTGTCTTTTGCAGGTGATGTAACCAATATCAAAGCAAGATCATTTCCTTTTGTCCAGGTTTTCATTCCCATTTCTCTCGACCAGTTTGGTCGCACAATTTGTATCATCATATTTGCCTGCGAGGTTTTTCCTTTCGCCCTGTCATCAGCTTTCTTCACAATTTCTTTTGCATCCTGTGCATGTACAGAAAGCATAAACAGCAATGAAAAAAAACATGAAATAATTTTTAGCATAGAAAATTTTTTTGTACCGGGCTTAAGTAATTCTATTTAACAACTGTTGCGTCGCACACTTGTATGCTTTTATCTTTATTCAGCATAAATAGCTCTCAGTAAAGTTATAGAGCGAGAAGAATGAAAATACTGATTTATATCAGGCATGAGTAAGGGTATTATCAGCAAGCATGTACATATACACATTTTTTTTTGCCGCTGCATTCAATGCATTAGCTAACTTGTTACCCGGTTTTATAGTCATAAAAAAATATACATGAATACTTTCTCTGGTAAATGCTTACCAGGATTTTCTTTATTGCATGCCAAAACGAGAATCTATGAAAACTGCAGCTTTTAAAAAAAGTGTTCATCAATGAAAAATTACATTTAACAACGGCGCTTTAAATGATGCGATTGATGTAGCAAAACTACCAAAAGGCGTGTATGCTTTGTCAGCATCATGCGAGAGAAATCAACATTTATAACACCGACAATAACGTAATAAAAAAAATTTCAGATATTATTATTTGATGGCTGGCTTGGTTTCTTTTTATTAAAATCTCATGTAATTTTTTTCAGCGGAAGCTATGGATAGCAAAGATGAAAGGATTGTAAAGCAAAGAAAATGAAAAGTGACCGATATGAATTAATGACCAACAGGGATCTCAACAATAAATGTTATCCCTATATCATTTTCACTGATAAAACTAATCTTTCCTCCAGGCAAATCCAAATAACGTTTTACAATATTAAGGCCAGGGCTTGTACCTTATATTGACGAAACATCTTGTGCCAGAAAAAAACTTGAAAATATATTTGCCTGATCCTACCGGGGAATGCCAATGCCCTTATCTATTACCTTTATTGAGATAGTGTTATGGCTAACATTTGTGTTAAGAATTATTTCCTGCCCGACATTTTATTGGTAAACTGATCTGGCTCAAACCCGGTTGCCTTTTTACATTTAGCCCAATATAGTCTATTTTAAAAGCTGGCTTTATGGTGCAGCGATAAGGAATAAATGGTAAATTATTCAAAACCAGGTTAAACCGGCATTGCTTTTCGCAGCAACTGTTCAACATTCTTTGGTTAGTAATGTCCACCAAAGTGATTCAGATGTACGGTATGGTATAATACACATATAAAACCAAGCGCCATCTACTGCGCTCACTTCCATTGATATTACGGCAAGATTTAAGAATATTAATTATTCTCCAGCTGTTTAATATAGGTGTTCATTAACTTAAGATATTTGTCAACTTCCGAAAGAATTAATTTTCTTTCGGCATCATTTTTTGAATCCCTGGATCTGAGGCTATTTACTTTTGCCCTGATATTCGAGCGATAACTTTTATAGTAAATAAAAAGTTTGCGGTCTTTTTCAGTTTTTATGGAAGGGAAAAAATCATTATAGCAGCTTAGAAATAAGTCTGATAAATCCTGCCTGCCAAATGCATCAAGATCCATACACAAAAATGCAATTTCGTTCAATACATCAATCTGGCGGTAATCATCGTTGAATTCTATACAATCAAAGGGCAGGGGAGATGGCAGTAAAAAAATATTTCTTGAATGTAAATCCCCATGGCAATCTCTGAAATACCCGGCTTTAAGCCTCGCGGCTACGAGGTCTTTATTCCTTTCCATAAATGCATAAGACATATCAATGGCCTGGCTAATGATAATGCTACTATTGCTATTTAAATATTCACCCAGATAATCTTTTTCTGCACCCAAATCATTAAATTTCTTTTGAACATCCAGTATATCTTTTTCGTAAATGATATTTGCACGTTTGTGAAAAGAGGCTATTTTTTCTGCTAAATGCTGTATATCAGATTGGGTTACTTTGTTGCTGGCTAAAAGTAAATCCATTTGCTTTTCCCTGTCCATTTTTCTCATTCTCACAGCGTGATCTATTATCACACCATCTTTCTCTCCGATAAAGACGTTGCCGGAGGACTCTCTTACAGTTTGTACGTCCAGGTACATGTCATCGCTTAATCTTCTGTTTAATTCGACTTCCCTTTCACAATAGTATTTTCTTGCTTCTATTGTGGAAAAGTCAAGAAATGAATAATGAATAGGCTTTTTTATTTTATACACAAGCCGGTTACATAAAAACACCCAGGAAATATGTGTTTCAATCAATTCAGGACGGGATAAATCTTCAGGAAAACTTCCTTCCAATAGTAGCTTGTTAATTTGTTCCTTTGTCATCACCAAGGTGCAGGTAATCTGCAGTTTTTTCTAGCATGTCTTTAATATTATCATCCGTTGATGTCAGTATCAAATGATTTTCATGCAAAGGCTCCCATTCCTGGTTGATTTTTTTATAGACCTCAAAATCAGCTTCACTATCTCCTCTCGGTCTTTTCAATCTTTCCCTGATTAAAGGCTCTTCTGCTGTGACTTCAATAAAAACAAGATCTTTATTTTTCACTTCATCAATAAATTTTTTCCTGATATCATTTGTGTAAAAGGTGGCGTCCAGTACCACATTTTTGTTTTGTTTTATTGCCTTTTGCATTTGGGCAAGCATTTCATTGTATACTGATAATTTCTCTTTTATTGAATATGTTCTGATACCAAACATCTGCTTTCGCAGTTTGTCACTGTTTAAATAATCCCCATGGATCATCTCTGCAACACGAGAAGCAAAATAACTTTTACCTGAACCTGGCAAACCAAAGACCATTATAATCATGGAGGGATATTTTTAAAAATCCAATACTTGTGCTTCATTCATTATTATCAGCACAAATCTAAAACTAATTAAATGAGGGTATTATGATTTTCATCATTCGTGTAGAATGATACAATGAAAGTTTAATTCATTTTTTCACAACATGTCATAAAAAAAACCCTTTATAACGAGAAAGAAGATCAGCGACAGCTTATAATGAAAGGAAATTATTTACTCAAACAAATTGTATTCATCCCCCCGTAAGATCAACCAGGTTACCTAAAAAACTCCAGTTAGAAAAAGCAATGAGTGAACAGATCATTGCATTTGGTGAATTGATCGGGTTGCATAAAAGAAAAAACGAAAACGAAAAAGCTTGTATTTCTACTGACCTTTTTTTGTTGCCAAAGGCATAGTGATTCCTTGATAAATCATAGGTTATAACAACTTAAGAAAAATCAGTCTTTCGGCTGATAATAATCATTTTTCAAGGGAGATAAAAGCTATAGATTTGATAAGTAAAAATTTTTTATGATAGCCCCAGAAAAGGTTCAATTAGAAATAGTTGTTTACTGGTTTGTCATAATAATTTTATTTATTATGCTGGTACTGTATGGAAGGCAGTTAATGGGATGGATACTGCTAAAACTGTATGAGTATTTTATTCAACATAATCCGATGAAATTGTAATTTATCTTAGAAAGTGACTGGTGTTCTCACTTTCTGAAAGAAATAAATAATTCATATTGCAGATCTTATGAAGGTGATATAAATGCTTTTTTGACAAAAAAAAATTACAATGGAAGCGATAAAGTCGAACTATATACTTATAATTATTCTTGCCATTGTCATTTTCGTAATAGCAGTAAGGATAGTTAAAACGACCAAAAAATAATTACTGCAAACTTGTTATAATTAGTGGACTAAAAGTGAATTTAATGAATGATCACAGCAATGTAAATTATTTGCAATGGAGTACCATTTCAGCAAAACAGTAAATATTTCTTTTGAAGAGGAAGTTGAGAAAGTAATTGCCGAATTACAAAAGGAGGGATTCGGAATAATTACCCGTATCGATATGAAAGAAACTTTAAAAAAGAAAATCAATGTTGATTTCAGAAAATATATAATACTGGGAGCCTGCAATCCACGTTATGCTTATGAAGCTTTACTGGAAGAAGATAAACTTGGTGTGTTTTTGCCGTGTAATGTGGTGATACAGGAACACGAAGTTGGTAAAGTGGAAATTTCCATAGTAAATCCTGAAGAATTGATGCATAGCGTGAGCGATCTTAATTTGAGAACATTTGCCACAGAAATAAAAGAATCTTTACAACAGGTATTGAATAACTGTTAATATAAATACCTTATTTTAATAAAATATTGCTGATAAAAATTATGCAGCACACGTTGATATTAATCATAAGCTGTAATCATTTATTTTTTATTTTGCAGGCTGCTGCATTCATGGTATCATTCCTTACATCGCCCACTTCAACTTCTATTCTATTGATTAAAGCATGATGCCGAATATAAATGATTTGATAAAATCACGAACAATATAAAGAAAAGTGATATGCTTATATATTGAACTGTGTATTTAAAGAATGGAACCTTCAAAGGTAATAGAGGTTTTTAATAAAAAAGTGTCCAATTAATTGGGATAAATAATGCCATTACTCAAAGTAGCTTTTTCAATTTCGCCTTTATCTAAACGTTGTTCCGGAGGAATATATTTTAGATTCAAAAAATGATACATTTCTTCTTCTGTGGAACCCGCTAATCTTTTGCCGGAAATTGCATCATATAATCCATACTCATTTATTTTAAAGCCTTTTTGTTTGGCAATCATTCTGAGTTTGATATTATGTTCTTTGGATCCTGTGAAGTATAGCATAGCTGCACCATATTCGTAATCATTTACCAGGCGGATATCTACCTGTACATTTTCATAGTTCAATATTACACTGGCTTTGGTAGAGCCCTTTACCAATACTTTCGCTACCTGTGGTAGTTTAATAATCCTGTTAACGATCTTTTTTCTGTCCTTGCTTTCGGCGAGTATAACAATATCAATATCTCCAATGGTTTCTTTTTTTCTACGCAGACTGCCCGCTAATTCTGCTTTTTGCACGCCGGGCATTTTTTTTATTTCATTTACTATTTCATTGCCGATTCTTTCAGCATCTTTTAGCAGTATGCGTTTGGGTTCCTTGAATAATTTCAGAGCCCGTTTCATATTTTCAATTTTCTTTTCGCCAAAGCCCCTTAATCCCTCCAGTTTATCTGTCTCCAATGCTTTGATTAAGTCTTCCCTGTTTTTGATACCGCGTTTATCATGCAATTGTTTTAATGTAGCAGGACCAAAACCGGTAATGTCCATCAGCTCCAGTAACTCATAAGGCACGCGCTTTTTAAGCAGTTCAAATGTTTCTATTTTGCCAGTATGAAGGTATTCTATAATTTTTTCGGCTATGCTTTCTCCAATACCACCAATTTCATCAAGTGTTTTCACATCACCTGAATAACAAGCAATATCTTCTTTCATATTACGCAATATCCTGGAAACATTTTCATAGGCAATAGCGCGGAAACGTTCTTCGCTTCCCAGATAGCGGTAACAATCTGCCATATGATGAAATATAGATGCAAGTGACAAATTGTTTTGAATAATATTTTTTTTTGACAAACCCTCAAACATAAAGTATCTATTTGTTGCATGGAGTACAAACTGCTAAAGAGTGCGACGCAACGAAAGCCCAATCATAATTCTTCACTCTGCTAAATAAAAGGCAAATAACAGGCTAAACCCTTTTCCAGTCTATGAGGATAATCACTATATGTTGTGATAGCTATCAGTGTTTTAAGCGATAACTAAAAGTAGTTTCGTTATCTAAAAAAGCTTGCTATGAATGCGGTCATTACACCGGAAATACGTGAAGTAATTGGGGCTGTTCACTATAGGCCCGCCGTATCAATTATTATTCCGTTTGAACCAAAGATGAGTTTGAGACTACATGTATGCTGCTCAATATGGAAGTGATGAAGATGTTATTTATAAAGCCTCTGAGCCTTACAATAAATTTTCTCATATAAAAGATGCAGTGGATGATGTGATTGAAAAAGTACTGGAAACTGGTGGGGATGTGGAATTTGTAGATAAAGATGTACTGGATGCGTACAAACATATTGCACTTATACAATATTATTAAACAAGAAATTTTATGAAAACAATATTGTTGCAATTGATTTAGTCATGTTCCGGTGATGTTAATTCATCAATAATCTTGCTTAAGCTTATCTCCTTTATTCTCAGTATTTTACTAAAGTCATTAATCACCAAATGCAAACACTTCTTTTGTTGAGAAATAGTTACGACATAAAGCAAAAAGTTATGAAAAAGAGTTTTGTATCACTTTTATTAATCACGCTTATTGTAATATCATGTACAAATACCCGTATTACTTCTTCATGGAAAGCGCCTGCCTCAACGCCTGTTAAGTACAAAAAAATCTTAGTCATAGCATTATCTCAACCGGATAACAGCCTGAAAGAAAAAATGGAACAGCACTTGGTAGGAGATCTAAAATCACACGCCATTGATGCTATTTCCGCGTATCAGCAATATGGTCCTAAAGAATTTGATAAAATGAATGAAGAAGGGTTTGTTGAGCAAATAAAAAATACAGGAACAGATGCGATAATGACAATTGTATTGCTTGATAAATCAAAAGAACGTAATTACGTTCCCAATCACATTATTTACACACCATATGCAATTTATTATGACCGTTTCTGGGGTTATTACACAACGATATATGGACGTGTCTATACCCCCGGTTATTATGTTACCAATACTGAATATTTCTGGGAAAGCAATTTATATGATGCAACTACCAAACACCTTGTTTATTCTGTTCAAACAAAATCTTTCAACCCCGATAATTCAGAATCACTGGCGCATGAATATGGACAGCTGATTGTAAGTGACATGGTAAAGAAAGAAGTAATTGGCAAGGAGTAAACCAATTCATTCAATGAGTACATTCAAAGTAAGCTAAATTTTATGACTGTTGAATTTCATTTGCCGCAGGAAAAAGTCAAGACACAAATAAATTAAAAACACATTTCATATTTAAAGTGAAGTAAGAAGTAACTTCTTCCAGACAATACAAAATGCATGAGGTAGCTGTAGCGTCGCAATTTTCGTAATTTGGTTCTTTTGTCATTATTTAAAAAATAATAATTTATATTCCTAATTACCGAATATAACTATTCAGATTATTAACGTTCATCCGGCAAATCAATGACGGTTTAAGATTATAAGCTATTAGAACTTATTTTTTATGAAACTTTTTTCTTTATTTAATAGTATAGAATTCGGTGAGCAAATCGCAAAGGAATTGAATATTCCGCTAAGCATGCATGAAGAAAGAGAATTTGAAGACGGTGAACACAAAATCCGTTCAATGGAAAATGTGCGCAATGAAGAAGTATTCGTGATTCATTCTTTATATAGTGATGGAATGCAAAGTGTAAATGATAAACTTTGCCGTTTACTATTCTTTATAGGCGCATTAAAAGATGCCTCCGCGAAAAATGTCACAGCTGTTGTTCCTTATTTGTGCTATGCACGTAAGGACAGGAAAACAAAATCAAGGGACCCCATTACTACACGTTATATAGCACAACTTTTTGAAGCAGTTGGAACCGATCGTATCATAACAATGGACGTACACAACATCCAGGCATTTCAAAATAGTTTTCGCTGTTCCACTGAAAATCTTGAAGCAAAAAAAATATTTGCAGATTATTTAGCTCCATTGATTTCAAATGAAAATGTGGTGATTGTGTCTCCTGATATTGGAGGCATTAAAAGAGCAGAACAGTTTCAGCAGTCTTTACAGAAAAGGATGGAGAGAAATATTCCCCTGGCGTTTATGGAAAAATACAGGAGCCAGGGAGTTGTATCGGGCTCCATATTGTTGGGAGAAGTAAAAGATAAAACTGCTATCATTGTTGATGATCTTATCAGTACAGGAACTACTATAGCCCGTACAGCCACAGCTTGTAAAAAAGCAGGAGCTAAAAAAATATTTGCACTTGCCACTCACGGAATCTTCACGGGAAATCCAGACGAGGTTTTTGGTAAAGAAATGTTGCAGCAAATAATTATTACGAATACCATTCCGCCTTTCAGGTTAAACAATACAAAGACGAAAGAGAAAGTAACGGTATTAAATGCAGCAACCTTGTTTGCTGAGACAATAAAAAGAATAAATGAAGGAGGTTCGATTACAGCACTGCTGAATGATTAAATTGGGAACAAATGACAACTAAAAATACAGTAGAAGCAGTTACTGATAATCGTTTTTCGATTGAAGAAAAGGTTGCGTTTTTAAAACAGCCTGAAGTCTATCCTTTTCATGCACAAAAAGTGAATACAAAGGAGACGCACATGTCATGGATATTTTTTGTTGGCAATTTTGTGTACAAATTAAAAAAACCTGTCAGATACAATTACCTGGATCATCGAACGCTAGCCTCGAGATTGAAAGATTGCAGAAGAGAAATTCGGTTAAATAAAAAATTGGCTGAAGATATATACATAGGGCTTACACCACTCACTTCAACTGAAGAAGGTAAGTTAGAACTGAGCGGGAATGGTAAAATTGAAGAATGGTTGGTAAAAATGAACTACATATCTCAGGAAACAATGCTCGATCATGCTATAAGGCATAATTGTATTAATGAAGAGCGATTAAAACAGGCGGCTTTATTGCTTTCAAATTTTTACAAGGAAGAGCCATCTGTAAGGATGGGTGAAGAGGAATACAAAAAAAAATTACGAAAAGAGGTTATAGAAAACTATAAAGCATTGATTCAACCGGACTATAAACTACCTGAACAGGTAATCAAAAAGCTTACAAACAAACTGCTCTGTTTCCTGGAGAAACATTCATTACTTTTTAACGAAAGGGTATCGCAGAAAAAAATTATTGAAGCGCATGGTGATCTTAGACCCGAGCATGTTTGCCTTACTCCAAAACCAGTGATTATTGATCGTCTTGAATTCAGCCGTGCATTGAGAATATTGGATACGGCTGAAGAGCTTTCTTACTTTGCAATGGAATGTGAAATGTTAGGAAATGTTGTTCTTGGTGAATTTTTTTTTAACACTTATTCCGAACAAACTTCAGATAATATAAATCCGTCATTGGTTCTTTTTTATAAAATAAAAAGAGCTTGTCTCCGGGCTTACCTTGGTGCAAGACATGTAACAGAATCGAATTATAAAAGAGACAACGGATGGCTTACCAAAGCAAACAGATATGTAGCACTGGCAGAACAATATGACAAAATACTTACAACGTAATGTAATATTCTAAGATGAATAAAGTTTAGAATGCACAAATGAATTACACAACAGGCGGTCCGATAAAAAATAATTTGTATAAAAGCAATAAAACGAAAACAGTGCAACCAATAAAATCTTTCTGGAGCCTTGATAAGCCAGAACTTTTCTATCAAACTGACTCTTCTCTAAATGGTTTAGCAGAAAGTGAGGCAAGTACCCGTTTACTCAACAACGCTGTCTTAATAAAATACCGAAATCATGAACGCAACGGTAAGAAAAAGCGGCATAGAAAAGAAATACCAATTGATGAATTAGTACCGGGTGCTATTGTATTATTAAATGCCTGCGGTATTATCCCGGCAGATGCATGCATATACTGCGATAGCTTTATATTTTGAATGATAATAGATAATATTTGGATGTTAGCAAAACTCAGGGGCAGAAGATGACAGATGTACAGAATTTATTGGAAATAGCAAAGTATGCGGCGCTTGATGCAGGCAAAGCAGTTATGGAAATATACAGATCTGGGGAATTTGAAACAGATATAAAGACAGGCGCTTCTCCTGTAACCAAGGCAGATAAAATATCTCATACAATTATCACGGGGCACCTTGATAAGACCCATTTACCAGTTCTTTCCGAAGAAGGGGGGCATATTGATTTCAAAAAAAGAAAACAATGGGAATATTTTTGGTTGATAGATCCGCTTGACGGGACAAAAGAGTTTATTAATAAAAATGGTGAGTTCACTATCAATATTGCTTTCGTAAGACAGAATACCGCTGCCGGAGGTGTAATCTATGCGCCATGTAACGATACTTTGTATAGTGGGTCAAAAGAAACGGGGGCGTTCAAAAATGAGAAAGGGAGCCTGGTTGAATTTCCGCCATTGGCTGAAAGAGTTCAATTTAAAGATCTGCTGCAAAGAGAACATATAACAGTAATAGCTTCCAGATCTCACGTGAATTCTGAAACAATGACGTTTATAAAACAGTTTCAAAGTACAAAGCTTATGTCACTTGGCAGTTCACTTAAATTCATGCTACTTCTTGAAAACCGGGCTGATATTTATCCAAGATTGGGAGCGACGATGGAATGGGACACGGCGGCTGCTCATGCAATTTTAAACGCTTCCAACAGGGGCGTGTACCAGGCTGATATGAAATCAGAACTCTGTTATAATAAACCTGATCTTACAAATCCGTTCTTTATTGCGTTTTAGCCCCCACGATGTTCAAAGCTGCGGGCAAACTACCACTTTGAATAATCATTCCGCCTTTGTCTTTAAACACCTGCATCGTTGTTATAAAGTCTTCCTTCTTCAAAGGACAAGTGCCATCTTCTATGATATATGTTTCAAACCCTTCCTTCAAACTATCCATCGCTGTATAGAAGACACATATATCACCACATAATCCGGTTATATAAACTTCTTTTACTTTTTTGCCACGCAAATAATCAGCGAGACAGGTTGATTTACGATGGCCATTATCATAAAAACCGCTGTAGCTGTCTATTTCCGGATCGGTACCTTTTCTGAAAATTGCCTCCGCTTTATTCGTGTTAAATGCAACAGGAAAACTTGCACCTGATGTTCCCTGCACGCAATGATCCGGCCAAAGGGTTTGTTGCAATCCGTTTAATTCTATTACATCAAAAGGTTTTTTCCCTACATGGCTGGATGCAAAGCTTTTATGATCAGGAGGATGCCAGTCTTGTGTAATGACAACCAACTCAAAATAGTTTTGCAGTTCGTTTATAACAGGAATAATCTTATCGCCTGCAGGAACTTCCAATGCGCCACCGGGTAAAAAATCGTTTTGAATATCGACAAGTAGAAGTGCTTTCATTCTATTATTTTTTATAATCATCTTTCAGCTGATCTCTTAATGCCAGTAATTTTTTGCTTACACCTACTTTATACAGGTGTGGATTTTCAAATCTTTTATACTCTGTGGGTAAGAGTAATAATCTCCTCTTTGCATACCCGGCAATATCTTTTAATGAATAAGACTGAGAAATTATTTTTCCTTTCTCCATCACTTTTTGCAGCAAAGGTTCCTGCTGAAAATTTCCTATTACAAGAGATTTACCAGCTTCAAAGGGATGATACATGATGTCAGTTTTTTGTTGTTCTTCTGTGAGCGTAACTACATCTGCACCAAAGAATAGCCCATCGCTGGTAATTACTCTATACGTATGCTTTATCCCGGGCAATGTTATTTTCTCAAGTGTTTCTGATAACTTTAAGCGAGGCTTTCCGGAAGCCATCGAAAGTTTATAAACACCATCCAGTGCAGCATCCGGTTGACCAGTAACAAGACGCGTACCTACGCCAAAAATATCAATCTGTGCACCCTGCTCAGTTAAACTTTTAATTACATACTCATCGAGTTGATTGGAAGCTACTATTTTCATGTAATGCAAACCAGCTTCATCGAGCTCATTTCTTGCAACTTTGGAGAGATAAGCAAGATCACCACTGTCCAAACGGATACCTCCCGCACGATGCCCATTGCTTTCCATTTCTTTTGCAACTGTAATAGCATTAGGTACACCGCTTTTAAGTGTATCATATGTATCAACAAGGAATATGCAATCATCCGGACGTGCTTTTGCAAAAGCACGAAAAGCTTCGAGTTCACTATCATAGCTTTCAATGAAAGAATGTGCCATCGTTCCTGCAGCAGGCAATCTGTATAATTGTGCTGCATATACGTTACTGGTTGATTCGAATCCACCAATAATGGCACCTCTTGCAGCAAGTATACCGCCCATACCCTGTGCTCTTCGTAAACCAAAATCGCTCAGGAGGCGATTACCCGCGACATACCTCATCCGTGAAGCTTTGGTTGCAATAAGTGATTCAAAATTGAGTATGTTCAGCAGCAGTGTTTCCACCAGTTGTGCTTCAATAATATTTCCCTCAACACGAAGTATAGGACAATTGGGAAAAATAATTTCGCCTTCCATGCAAGAATATACATTACCGCGAAACTGAAATCTCTTAAGATATTCAATAAAGGAAGAATTGAATTTTAATTCTCTGAGAAAGGAAAGATCATCATCTGTAAAATGCAGGTCCGTCAATATATTCAAAACGTCCTGCAATCCCGCAAAAACCACATACCCTCCCTTGTTCGGCACTTTACGAAAAAAATAATCAAAACATGCAGTATCATCTTTTCGGCCTTCCATGAAATATGTTTCTGACATAGTTATTTCATACAGGTCAGTGTAACTTCCGCTGATTGAAAAAGATAACATTCGTTTAATTTAACGTGATTTCGGGATAAGATAAAATAATTATGATACCAGCTTTTATACCCTGATTGGTCTTCGTTGCGTCGCAATCCTTTCATCGTTCTGATTATGAGTTGAGCTTTTAGATGCCAAAAGATATATTGATGAAGTGCTTGCGACGCAACGAACGATGCTATAAAATTCCAAAGTTGGTATCATCAAAAATAGATGTTCATGCAGAACTCACGTTAATTTATGAAATTTTAAAAGAACAAAGAGTAAATTGTTAGATATTCCTTGTTATTAAGGTGTATTTCGTGAGATTGCTTTATGCTGCGGCTTTCCGTAGTGGTTCCCGGTATTTGAATTTGCAGGTATTCTGCTCAAAAACGTCGAGACAACGTAATGATAGAATTTTTTCATTTTATTTCAGTCAATAGCCTGATAATCTAACAGCAGCATATATTACAACAGCTCCTGAAATTGTCATGATTGTACTCCCTATAGAATATTCATGCTGACATTCC
Coding sequences within it:
- a CDS encoding outer membrane lipoprotein-sorting protein, giving the protein MLKIISCFFSLLFMLSVHAQDAKEIVKKADDRAKGKTSQANMMIQIVRPNWSREMGMKTWTKGNDLALILVTSPAKDKGIVYLKRKKEVWNWVPAIERNIKLPPSMMSQSWMGTDFTNDDLVKEASIVEDYDQSIIKDTTIDGRACYMIKMLPKPQSSVVWGKVLLWIDKNDFIMMHAEYYDEDGSLVNTMHCSDIKILGGKLLPARMEMIPAEKKGNKTVLIYNSLEFDKTIDDNFFTTQNMPRVQ
- a CDS encoding AAA family ATPase, giving the protein MIIMVFGLPGSGKSYFASRVAEMIHGDYLNSDKLRKQMFGIRTYSIKEKLSVYNEMLAQMQKAIKQNKNVVLDATFYTNDIRKKFIDEVKNKDLVFIEVTAEEPLIRERLKRPRGDSEADFEVYKKINQEWEPLHENHLILTSTDDNIKDMLEKTADYLHLGDDKGTN
- a CDS encoding DUF302 domain-containing protein; amino-acid sequence: MEYHFSKTVNISFEEEVEKVIAELQKEGFGIITRIDMKETLKKKINVDFRKYIILGACNPRYAYEALLEEDKLGVFLPCNVVIQEHEVGKVEISIVNPEELMHSVSDLNLRTFATEIKESLQQVLNNC
- a CDS encoding type-X family DNA polymerase produces the protein MFEGLSKKNIIQNNLSLASIFHHMADCYRYLGSEERFRAIAYENVSRILRNMKEDIACYSGDVKTLDEIGGIGESIAEKIIEYLHTGKIETFELLKKRVPYELLELMDITGFGPATLKQLHDKRGIKNREDLIKALETDKLEGLRGFGEKKIENMKRALKLFKEPKRILLKDAERIGNEIVNEIKKMPGVQKAELAGSLRRKKETIGDIDIVILAESKDRKKIVNRIIKLPQVAKVLVKGSTKASVILNYENVQVDIRLVNDYEYGAAMLYFTGSKEHNIKLRMIAKQKGFKINEYGLYDAISGKRLAGSTEEEMYHFLNLKYIPPEQRLDKGEIEKATLSNGIIYPN
- a CDS encoding ribose-phosphate diphosphokinase → MKLFSLFNSIEFGEQIAKELNIPLSMHEEREFEDGEHKIRSMENVRNEEVFVIHSLYSDGMQSVNDKLCRLLFFIGALKDASAKNVTAVVPYLCYARKDRKTKSRDPITTRYIAQLFEAVGTDRIITMDVHNIQAFQNSFRCSTENLEAKKIFADYLAPLISNENVVIVSPDIGGIKRAEQFQQSLQKRMERNIPLAFMEKYRSQGVVSGSILLGEVKDKTAIIVDDLISTGTTIARTATACKKAGAKKIFALATHGIFTGNPDEVFGKEMLQQIIITNTIPPFRLNNTKTKEKVTVLNAATLFAETIKRINEGGSITALLND
- the cysQ gene encoding 3'(2'),5'-bisphosphate nucleotidase CysQ, with amino-acid sequence MTDVQNLLEIAKYAALDAGKAVMEIYRSGEFETDIKTGASPVTKADKISHTIITGHLDKTHLPVLSEEGGHIDFKKRKQWEYFWLIDPLDGTKEFINKNGEFTINIAFVRQNTAAGGVIYAPCNDTLYSGSKETGAFKNEKGSLVEFPPLAERVQFKDLLQREHITVIASRSHVNSETMTFIKQFQSTKLMSLGSSLKFMLLLENRADIYPRLGATMEWDTAAAHAILNASNRGVYQADMKSELCYNKPDLTNPFFIAF
- the pncA gene encoding bifunctional nicotinamidase/pyrazinamidase, with product MKALLLVDIQNDFLPGGALEVPAGDKIIPVINELQNYFELVVITQDWHPPDHKSFASSHVGKKPFDVIELNGLQQTLWPDHCVQGTSGASFPVAFNTNKAEAIFRKGTDPEIDSYSGFYDNGHRKSTCLADYLRGKKVKEVYITGLCGDICVFYTAMDSLKEGFETYIIEDGTCPLKKEDFITTMQVFKDKGGMIIQSGSLPAALNIVGAKTQ
- a CDS encoding nicotinate phosphoribosyltransferase translates to MLSFSISGSYTDLYEITMSETYFMEGRKDDTACFDYFFRKVPNKGGYVVFAGLQDVLNILTDLHFTDDDLSFLRELKFNSSFIEYLKRFQFRGNVYSCMEGEIIFPNCPILRVEGNIIEAQLVETLLLNILNFESLIATKASRMRYVAGNRLLSDFGLRRAQGMGGILAARGAIIGGFESTSNVYAAQLYRLPAAGTMAHSFIESYDSELEAFRAFAKARPDDCIFLVDTYDTLKSGVPNAITVAKEMESNGHRAGGIRLDSGDLAYLSKVARNELDEAGLHYMKIVASNQLDEYVIKSLTEQGAQIDIFGVGTRLVTGQPDAALDGVYKLSMASGKPRLKLSETLEKITLPGIKHTYRVITSDGLFFGADVVTLTEEQQKTDIMYHPFEAGKSLVIGNFQQEPLLQKVMEKGKIISQSYSLKDIAGYAKRRLLLLPTEYKRFENPHLYKVGVSKKLLALRDQLKDDYKK